The genomic segment TCGGGTGATCCAGTCGCTGGAATACACGGTGGAATTGAACGACGCGGCGATCGCCAAGCTCGATACGTACCGAAAGAAACGCAACATGGGGATCTACGACATTGCCGGCGCCATCAGCGGCCGCGACGCGGACGATTGCGTCGCGACGGCCGCCGACCTCCTGGCCCGAGTTCGAGCCTGGCTGGCAAAAGAGCATCCCGATCTATTGATATGAATATCCACCCTCCCCCGCCGCTTGCGTATGCGCGTGGCAAATTATGTTTCACTAATTTCGCCGGCCCAACCCAATCGTCACCAAACTTTCACCGAAACCCCAACCCCGCACTGCACCCCGCCGCAGCGGTTCGGTCAACCCCCCGTTTATCCCCACCCGTTATACGTTGATAACATATTTTATCTGCGGTATCCTAAAGCCATGTCCCCCCATCCCCACCGGGCTCTCTCCGGCCCATCGAAGTCACCTGGCCGACTCAACGAACGGGTTGAACGGGTTGGGAAAGCAACAAGTGGCGAGATCGTCCGACCGACCCGCCTCACTGAACAACAGTTCTGGGCTCTGGCCGACATCCCCGCAGAGGCCGAGTGGTTCGCCAACATTCGCAACAAGCACACCCGCCGGGCGTACAAACTTGACGTCCACGACTTCCTGAACTTCACCGGCATCGACGTCGCCGGCATCCGTGCCGTAACGCGGCCGCACGTCATCGCCTGGCGAAAAGACCTGGAACGCCGCCAGCTCTCCCCGTCCACCATCCGGCGGAAGCTCTCGGCATTGTCGGCGCTGTTCGAATACTTGTGCGAGTACAACGCGATCTACTTGAATCCGGTTAACGGCGTCGAGCGACCGGCGGCGGACGCCAACGAAGGCAAGACGCCGGCGATCGGCGATGCCCAAGCTCGGGCGCTGCTCGCCTGCCCTTCTTCTGACACGCTCAAAGGGAAAAGGGACGGGGCGATCCTTGCTTCGTTTTTGTATCACGGGCTGCGGGCGGAAGAATTGGTCAAGCTGAAAATGAAGGACGTTCAGGAGCGCCGAGGCGTCAAACACTTTCGCGTGCATGGGAAGGGATCGAAGATTCGGTATGTTCCGGTGCATCCGGCGGCGCTGGATCGGATCGACACCTACACGGCCGCGGCGGGACATGCACTTGATCTTGAAGGTGCGTTGTTTCGGCCGACGAAGGTCGCTGCGGGAGCGACCACGGAAAAGGCGATCGCCTATCGCAGCGTTTACGATGTAATCAAGAGATACGCAGCCGCGGCGAACATCAACGCTGCGGAGTTTTGTGTGCATTCACTTCGCGCGACTGCGGCGACCAATGCGCTCGACAATGGGTCGGATATTGCCAAGGTTCAGGAGTGGTTGGGGCATGCGAATGTTTCGACGACGCGGCTTTACGATAAGCGGAAGACGCGGGCGGAGGATTCGCCGACGTTTAAGGTGGCGTACTGATTCCGACGAATCCTCCGCCCGCGGCAAGCAGCCATGTGAAAACTCACGTATGCAGACTACGATTTCCACAAATCATAGAGTCGAGCGGTTTCGATGCTCCAGCCTCCGGGGAACACAACATTGACCTTCGACCCAAACGGCGTCGAGTGGTCTAGGCCCCAAAAGTACGCTTGATCCAGGTCTTCGATTGAAAGTTTGTCGGCGCAGAACTGATTCCAGGCCGACACGAAGTGATTGTCTCTTCCGATCACCGTAATCAGGTCCGTGATGTTCTCAAGCGAGATATCTTCCGCATCGAGCAAAGCTTGATCCCACGCCGATAGATCCGACTTGGTGATAGCTTCGCATCGCAGCATGAAGTCGCGTGATTGAAGGCGATCCACCTCCACGAATTGCTCAAGGACTGCGCCCCATCCAGTGACAGGAAACCCCAGTTTCCGATTCGCAATGCCGTAAAGGACGCTCGACCACGAGTGCTGGTCAGCCCTAGTTGCGCCCGCACCAAATACGGATTGCACCCAATGCACAACATTGTCTCGCAAAGTGGGATTATCCAGGATGCTCGCATGCGCGTGCGCGGCGAAACTGCCATCTGAGCGCGTCATCGTTTCCGTGACAAACGGCTTTAAGGTCTTCTGCAACAGTCGGGTGAGATCCTCGGGCGGTCGACACGGAAACCACAAATCCCGCGCAAACGAGAGTGTTAAATCCATGCTCAGAAGAATTGCCCCCCTTTTCCAGTCTCCGGAATCGATACTCATTGGTGCTCCTTCCCTACTAATGATCACAACCCAGGATGATTTGCCAAATCGTCCGTGTCGGGTGGCGTCTCATTCGTGCACCCACGATCCTTAAACTGTGAAATTTGCCTTTGCAAATTTACCCGTTGGTTATTGAATCTTTCTCGATGACCTTTGCGTGTGGTCTTTCCACGCGTCTTTTGCTCAGGCGGTAAATCTTCCGGAAGATTATCCTTGTTCTTATTATATTCACGAATCCGATCCTTTAGCTCGTTTACCAACTTTCTGATGGCAGCTTCAAGTTTATCACATTCCGGATCGCCTGGCCCCGGCGGCGGCACCCGTGTCCCCCCACCATTCGGTGATGTTTGCGGTGGCGTTGCCGGCGTAGGCACCGGCAACGGCGGCATTGGTGCCGGAATTCCCGCCGCCGGCGTCAACCAGTCTGAGAGGCAGTAGGCTCCGTAACATGCGAGCCCGATCACGATTACTCCACCGACCACTGGGGCGGCCGCTGTCCCCCCGACTGCCGTGCCGGTTGCGGCGGTGGCGGTTGCTACTTCTCGGCCTAAGGGATCGACGTAATTAGGCGCGCTGCTCAAGCCGTACAGGTAAAGGCTTGACCCGTCCAGATATCCAATATCCTGTTGCACCCACCTTCCCAGCCCGGTATCCAGATCGCGATGGCGGAAATGCACCAGCCCCGTGGCCGCGTCCTGCCGGCCGCCCTGGTGCCGCCACGCCATCACATACGCATCCGTTCCCGCCGTGCCCCACGATGCGGTCAGCCGCGTGCTGGTGCCGTAGGGATCATAAACATACCGCTCCACCACCGTGCCCGACGTGTCGGTGATGCTCGTCACGTTCCAATTGGCATCCTGCTCGACGTACACCCGGCCCGCCACCGTCGGCACGTTCATCGGTGCCGGCGGGATAATGCCGCCACGCGTCGTGGTTCCATTCGTTTCCTTCTCGACGATCTTCGGACGCGGCACACCCGCCGCGAACGCGAACCGGGGATCGGCGCGAAGCAGCTCCA from the Planctomycetia bacterium genome contains:
- a CDS encoding tyrosine-type recombinase/integrase, encoding MSPHPHRALSGPSKSPGRLNERVERVGKATSGEIVRPTRLTEQQFWALADIPAEAEWFANIRNKHTRRAYKLDVHDFLNFTGIDVAGIRAVTRPHVIAWRKDLERRQLSPSTIRRKLSALSALFEYLCEYNAIYLNPVNGVERPAADANEGKTPAIGDAQARALLACPSSDTLKGKRDGAILASFLYHGLRAEELVKLKMKDVQERRGVKHFRVHGKGSKIRYVPVHPAALDRIDTYTAAAGHALDLEGALFRPTKVAAGATTEKAIAYRSVYDVIKRYAAAANINAAEFCVHSLRATAATNALDNGSDIAKVQEWLGHANVSTTRLYDKRKTRAEDSPTFKVAY
- a CDS encoding RHS repeat-associated core domain-containing protein yields the protein MPQPLWPNLDRLTEFRRGALSDADSDGVLDTVTTAGRQQAWTLDALGNWDSLQGNGGTPVDRDHNAQNQITSNNGASLTYDADGNLRTSAGVTNTYDAWNRLYSVSIANGRYFLHDALGRRIHEFSAADNIQYGAGGPYQRTNLYYSADWRVLEEDSNNDAQDRFTQVQNVWSPLYIDAMVLRDTEITESGGGEGRSLSVVDERLQRRLELLRADPRFAFAAGVPRPKIVEKETNGTTTRGGIIPPAPMNVPTVAGRVYVEQDANWNVTSITDTSGTVVERYVYDPYGTSTRLTASWGTAGTDAYVMAWRHQGGRQDAATGLVHFRHRDLDTGLGRWVQQDIGYLDGSSLYLYGLSSAPNYVDPLGREVATATAATGTAVGGTAAAPVVGGVIVIGLACYGAYCLSDWLTPAAGIPAPMPPLPVPTPATPPQTSPNGGGTRVPPPGPGDPECDKLEAAIRKLVNELKDRIREYNKNKDNLPEDLPPEQKTRGKTTRKGHRERFNNQRVNLQRQISQFKDRGCTNETPPDTDDLANHPGL